One window from the genome of Nicotiana sylvestris chromosome 9, ASM39365v2, whole genome shotgun sequence encodes:
- the LOC104221091 gene encoding uncharacterized protein: MGRAKLKLHKLDGSNRIGVYSRRKKGLLKKANELSVLCDIDIFLAMFSPGGNPSVYKSDNSSFEDVITKFAEVNPEERAKRKMECLDTIKKACKKSDHDVDIGQQLCPGDLTTEDINFLTHSLRIRLSDIEGRVRLWKNLEKIDSIQQLRKMEDSISKSLNEIAKHKCGMASLIFGAGKDFQPSSVRHGIDSPLNSDARKELHPCSSVHACDSENIDVYEDMNSFDSFLLCDTGQDFQASSLMQHGMNLGQELYQCSSVHGENMDVYEDLNSFPLEYLEEQSFSFESYTNLVCNKEIEVSMPESVNFVPGEIFLDCEVNQEDIVTEFGFTFDVPQLEQMDDKGNAFDCSINKGSRLPHSDLVNIHDSSKSASGTCENMILADSLHFLYGMDSSSSDAGEEFSTSSSIKHGINLSSTQLDAGLSVNGGDSENMDDYEDLIAFVSCLKFDDEHGFQSSPSIGQYSMNSPVSFDAGQELHRSSSVNGGDSESINGYGDLNLFVQGFLDDPSLMIESCTDLACNHEVENYKPGYENCSADKMFLDCQLNQENIEMAFKSNLDLPLVEQMDVQESSFDCLNKGFGFPLLTSILV, translated from the exons ATGGGGAGAGCAAAATTAAAACTGCATAAGTTGGATGGTAGCAACCGCATAGGAGTATACTCAAGGCGGAAGAAGGGACTCTTGAAGAAAGCTAATGAGCTGTCAGTATTGTGTGACATTGACATCTTTCTTGCCATGTTTTCACCAGGTGGAAATCCTAGTGTATACAAGTCAGATAACAG TAGCTTTGAGGACGTGATTACCAAGTTTGCCGAAGTAAATCCAGAAGAAAGAGCAAAAAG GAAGATGGAGTGCCTTGAT ACAATAAAGAAAGCTTGCAAGAAGTCTGATCACGATGTAGACATAGGACAGCAGCTTTGTCCTGG GGATTTGACAACGGag GATATCAATTTTCTCACACATTCATTAAGAATTCGACTTTCAGATATTGAGGGTAGAGTCAG GCTATGGAAGAATCTTGAAAAGATTGACAGCATTCAACAACTTAGGAAAATGGAGGACTCAATATCAAAATCTCTTAACGAAATCGCGAAACATAAG TGTGGGATGGCTTCATTAATTTTTGGTGCTGGGAAAGATTTTCAGCCTTCTTCAGTCCGACATGGGATTGATTCACCTTTGAACTCTGATGCTAGGAAAGAGCTCCATCCATGTTCATCAGTCCATGCTTGTGATAGTGAAAATATTGATGTATATGAAGACATGAATTCATTCGATTCATTTTTACTTTGTGATACTGGGCAAGATTTCCAGGCTTCTTCACTGATGCAGCATGGGATGAATTTGGGACAAGAGCTCTATCAATGTTCATCAGTCCACGGTGAAAATATGGATGTATATGAGGACTTAAATTCATTTCCACTAGA GTATTTGGAGGAACAATCTTTTTCTTTTGAGAGCTACACAAATCTTGTTTGCAACAAAGAAATTGAAGTCTCTATGCCAGAATCCGTAAATTTTGTACCTGGTGAAATATTTCTGGATTGTGAAGTAAATCAGGAAGATATTGTAACAGAATTTGGGTTTACCTTTGATGTGCCACAACTAGAACAGATGGATGACAAGGGAAATGCTTTTGACTGTAGCATCAACAAAGGTTCCAGACTTCCTCATTCTGATCTTGTTAACATCCACGATAGTTCAAAATCAGCATCTGGTACTTGTGAAAATATGATATTAGCCGACTCTCTACACTTTCTG tatggGATGGATTCATCAAGTTCCGATGCTGGAGAAGAGTTTTCAACTTCTTCCTCAATCAAGCATGGGATAAATTTATCTTCAACCCAACTCGATGCAGGCTTATCTGTCAATGGTGGTGATAGTGAAAATATGGACGATTACGAGGATCTTATTGCGTTTGTTTCATGTTTAAAATTTGATGATGAGCACGGATTTCAGTCTTCACCATCAATTGGCCAGTATAGTATGAATTCACCTGTAAGTTTTGATGCTGGGCAAGAGCTGCATCGATCTTCATCAGTCAACGGAGGTGATAGTGAAAGTATTAATGGATACGGGGACCTAAATTTGTTTGTACAAGG GTTTTTGGATGATCCATCTTTAATGATCGAGAGCTGTACGGATCTTGCTTGCAACCATGAAGTAGAAAATTATAAGCCAGGATATGAAAATTGCTCAGCGGATAAAATGTTTCTGGATTGTCAATTAAATCAGGAAAATATTGAAATGGCATTCAAATCTAATCTTGATTTGCCACTGGTAGAGCAAATGGATGTCCAGGAAAGCAGTTTTGACTGTCTCAACAAAGGTTTTGGATTTCCACTATTAACATCCATCCTAGTGTAA